From the Candidatus Poribacteria bacterium genome, the window GGAACGGTTCACACCAAGGTTTTTCCCATGCGAGCATACCGCCCATGTCCAGTCGGTGTGCCGTGCCAGCGAGCGCTGCTGAGCCGCCCGATAGAGAGGTGTCTCGTTCCCTAAGTCCTTCAATGTGATGGTCGATGGCAGCGTTGCACTCGGCAACCTCTTCCGCCGTCAAAGCGTTTTCGATGATGAGGTATCCGGTCAAATCGAAGAGATATTTTTGATCTTCGTTCATTATTAGCTCCCCTGTTATGGATAGACTACTACTTTAGCCCTTTGCTTCTGAGACACTCTGAGGTCTACCTGTTGCATCCCCGCCGAGCCACCGATACGGACGCGGATAAAGCACTAAAGATCTGTCCTCAAGCGGAAGTTTGACGGGGGCACCGTTTCGGGTCGCGGAGAGTTTTGCAGCGATAGCAACCTCCAACGCTTGTCGGAGATCCGCGCCCGTAATCCACGGGTGACCGTTGCCGTCAACAGCCGCTAAGAAGGAGCGAATGGAACCGGTGAGGTAACCGAATTCACTCCACGGATACGGGCTATAGTTAGGATTCACTTGAACGCGATTGCCGTGTGGGTCGTAACCTTTGAAAATTTCAGGTGGATTCCAGTCCCATCGGACGAGGCATTCGTCTGTCCAAATGTCTACGCCACGGCAAGGCGTTGGGGTTCCGAAGACGCTGCATTCCACTCCATTCGTCAGCAGAAAACGCCCGTTGATGATGAGACCTTCATCGGTTTTCGCCTCTAACGCTTCAGGAGGGGTTCCCCACGCGATGATTTCCGCAACCTCAGCATTGGTGAAGAGACGTAGGACAGAGATGTGTTGACAGCCGCCACCAGAAATTTCGCCACCGAACCCATGAACGCTCGCGCCTCTGATGTGCCCAAATTCACCGTTGTGGAGCCGAGATGCCGCCTCTTGGACCTCATTCATTGCTCGCTGCAGGTTGCCGCCAGCAAATATCACGCCTCGGTCAGCACACGTTTTAACCATCACGTCGGCATCTTGTAAACGTCCGGCAATCGGTTTTTCGGTAGAGATACCTTTGACCCCGGCTTCGGCACACGCAACTACGACATCTCTCATGTATTTCGTGGGTGTGACGACCACTGCGATGTCCGGGACTACCTCGCGCAATAAGGTCTCTACGTCTGGATAAAGCGCAGTAACGTCAAAGCGGGCACCGAGCACATCGCGTCGCTGTGCGTTGGCATCGACGATGGC encodes:
- a CDS encoding Gfo/Idh/MocA family oxidoreductase; protein product: MRDTKYRVAIIGCGRMGQNYAEAYTTYPDTEIVAIVDANAQRRDVLGARFDVTALYPDVETLLREVVPDIAVVVTPTKYMRDVVVACAEAGVKGISTEKPIAGRLQDADVMVKTCADRGVIFAGGNLQRAMNEVQEAASRLHNGEFGHIRGASVHGFGGEISGGGCQHISVLRLFTNAEVAEIIAWGTPPEALEAKTDEGLIINGRFLLTNGVECSVFGTPTPCRGVDIWTDECLVRWDWNPPEIFKGYDPHGNRVQVNPNYSPYPWSEFGYLTGSIRSFLAAVDGNGHPWITGADLRQALEVAIAAKLSATRNGAPVKLPLEDRSLVLYPRPYRWLGGDATGRPQSVSEAKG